The Thermaerobacter subterraneus DSM 13965 sequence CCGACCTGACGGCCCGCCTGATGCAGGCCCTTCCCCGGGGCGCGGCCAGCATCGGCGAGGCGGCCGTGGCCAGCACCTGCGTGCACCTGCTGGTGGCGGGCCGCCCGGGGGTCGTCCAGGTGCTGGAGGACGCCGATGCCGGCCGGGTCTTCTACGGCCGCTCCCACCCCGGCCAGATCCTGCACATCGACATCTTCCACGCCGAGGGGGAGGTGGACCACCGCCTGGTCGCCCGGCAGCTCGGCCGGGCCGCCCGCGTCTTCGCCCGGGACGCCGGTTCCTACCGCGTCGCCGGCCTGCCCGTGGAACAGATCCCCGACTACATCGACCTGCAGACCGGTACCGGCGGCGGGCGGGCGTCGGGGTCGCTGATCTACGGTCGCCGGCTGTCCCTGCGCCTGGCCCACCGCAACCACGTCCACCTGGCCATCGGCCTGCCCCGCGCCCTCTGGGGGTTTGCCGTGTACGCCGTGGCTGCCGTGGAGGAAGCGGTGCTGCAGACCGGCCTGGAGCTGCGCCGGGTCGACGCGGTGGAGCTGGTGTGCGGCCGCGGCGGGGCGCCCCTGGACCTCAGCGACTACGAGACGGCATCCGACTCGTTCCTCCGGGAGGAGCGACGGCCCCGGCCGGGGGCGGGCAGCGGGCCGTGGGGCGGGGCCTGGGGTGAGCCGCGCGGCGGCTCCCCGCCCCTGGGCGCCCAGGGGGCCCCCGGGGCGCCGGGATGGGGTGGTGCCGCCGCGGGCGGCGGGGAAGGGGAGGCCGGTGGGCCCGGTGGGCGCGGCGGCGCGACCGGGGGGAGCCCGGGCGGTGGCGGGCCCGGCGGGTGGGCTCCGCCGGGGGAGGAAGTCATCCTGCGCGGTCCCGCGCCCTGGCCGGGCCGTGCGGGCACCGGTGATCCCTCGGAGCCGGGGGACGGAGGCGCCTCCCGGCACCGGGCGCCCGGCCTGCGGGGCGCCGGTTCCTGGCGGGAAGTCCCCGTCGGTGGCCCGGACGGGGGCTGGGGGAGCAGCGGGCGGCTCCGGGACGGCCGCAGCGGGAGAGGCCGGGAGGGCCCAGGGTCCTGGCGGGTCCTCTGGCGCGCCTGGCGGCGCGGCCCGGCGGAGGAAGGCCGCGCCGGTACAGGTTCCGCCGCCGGCCCGGCGCGGGGCCGGCCCGGCCATCCGGCCTCCACCGGCGGCCTCCCCGAGGGGTTCCTGCCGGCGGTCGGGGAGCCGGGCCCGGGGACCGGGCCGGAGGGGTACCCGGGCCCGTGGGGGTCCCAAGCCCCGCTGGTCCGGGGGGTGCCCGGACGGCACCGGATACCGGGAGAGGGCGGCGCTTCCGCCTCCCCGGAGGGGAGTCCCCGGCGGGGCGCCGCCCACCCCCAGGCAGGGGACGGGCCGCGGCCGCAGGAGGGCACCGGCACCGGAGCAGGCCCGGCGCACGGGGAAGGGGCCGCCTCCGGACCCGGCTCGGCGGAGCCCGGCGCCGGGGCGGCGGCCGGTTCGTCCGGTGGGGCAGCGGTCTCCGGCGCGGGGGGCCCAAAGCCCGGAGCCTCTGCGAGCCCCGGCGGGCTGGCCCGCCGCCAGCGCCTTTTGGCGCGATCCCTGAACTGGCTGCGGGAGACGGGGGTCGACCTGGGCGCCGCCCTGCTGGAACGGCTGGGGCCGGGCGCCACCATGCGGGACCTGCAGCTTCCCGGTGCCAGCTACGAGGACCTGCGCCGCTGGCTCAACGACCTGCGCGAGGCGGGGCT is a genomic window containing:
- a CDS encoding VWA domain-containing protein — encoded protein: MTPLVAGLERLTERLGRQSDLTARLMQALPRGAASIGEAAVASTCVHLLVAGRPGVVQVLEDADAGRVFYGRSHPGQILHIDIFHAEGEVDHRLVARQLGRAARVFARDAGSYRVAGLPVEQIPDYIDLQTGTGGGRASGSLIYGRRLSLRLAHRNHVHLAIGLPRALWGFAVYAVAAVEEAVLQTGLELRRVDAVELVCGRGGAPLDLSDYETASDSFLREERRPRPGAGSGPWGGAWGEPRGGSPPLGAQGAPGAPGWGGAAAGGGEGEAGGPGGRGGATGGSPGGGGPGGWAPPGEEVILRGPAPWPGRAGTGDPSEPGDGGASRHRAPGLRGAGSWREVPVGGPDGGWGSSGRLRDGRSGRGREGPGSWRVLWRAWRRGPAEEGRAGTGSAAGPARGRPGHPASTGGLPEGFLPAVGEPGPGTGPEGYPGPWGSQAPLVRGVPGRHRIPGEGGASASPEGSPRRGAAHPQAGDGPRPQEGTGTGAGPAHGEGAASGPGSAEPGAGAAAGSSGGAAVSGAGGPKPGASASPGGLARRQRLLARSLNWLRETGVDLGAALLERLGPGATMRDLQLPGASYEDLRRWLNDLREAGLVERDGERYRLNPQGWELMAYLLEEPGTVRTTLRRLLRVRPARPDPRPGHSPVTVYDDERGRQANRRVVRPWEPGAGGDGLAVAESVMAALARGGLPLRVQPQDLRLYRRLRRHPVDVCLVLDASASMAGNRIRAAKDLAQQLLVSTRDRVAVITFQERVVQVQVPLTRNTSRVERGLSQIQPYGLTPLAQGLEVALLYLAQSRARNPLLVLVTDGIPTVPYRTANPLEDAVQVARQLGTGRFGRVGFTCIGLQPNERYLRELVRAAGGRLYVVDELERETLISIVHRERAQRKERARP